TCGGCCGGTCGATGATGCACCCGGACGAGGTAACGATCGCGGAAGCGTTCTCGCAGCATGGCTACCGCACGGGCATCTTTGGGAAATGGCATCTGGGCGACAACTATCCGATGCGCGCCAAGGACCAGGGATTCCAGGAATCGCTGGTGCACCGGGGCGGCGGGCTGAGCCAGCCGAGCGACCCGCCGGACAGCGGTTATTTCGATCCCGTGCTTTCGCGCAACGGGACCTTGCAGAAGTGCCGGGGTTATTGCACTGACGTGTTCACGGACGCGGCGCTGGCTTTCATCGAAGCGAACCGCGACCGGCCGTTTTTCGCGTATCTCGCCATGAATGCGCCGCACGTGCCGCTCGAAATCGACGAACGCTATGTTGCGCCGTACCGCACCGCGGGAGTGGGGGAGGGGGCCGCGAGAGTCTACGGGATGATCGCGAATATCGACGAGAACGCCGGGCGCGTGATGGACCTGCTGGCGAAGCGGGACATCGAGCGCGATACCATCGTCATTTTCATGACGGACAACGGGGCGACGCCCGCGGAGAACGCCGAGCGCTACAATGCGGGCATGCGCGGATGGAAAGGGAGCGTGTACGAAGGCGGCATCCGCGTACCGTTCTTCATTCGCTGGCCGGGTGTGCTCGAAGCGGGCCGGGACATCGACCGTATCGCCGCGCATATCGACGTGTTGCCGACGCTGCTGGCGCTGTGCGGCGCGCCGGTTCCCGAAGAGGTGCGGCTCGACGGGCGAAGTCTCGCGCCGCTTCTGCTGGGCGCGGGCGGAGACTGGCCCGACCGCTATCTGTTTTCTCAGTGGCACCGGGGCGACGCGCCGGAACCGTTCCGCCAGTGCGCAGCGCTGAACCAGCGGTACAAGCTGGTCGACGGGAAGGAACTCTACGACCTGGAGAACGACCCCGCGGAAGCGCGAGACATCGCGCCGGACTATCCGCGGATCGTCCAGGAGATTCGCGCTGCATACGAAGCCTGGTTCGAGGACGTGTGCAGCACGCGCGGGTTCGCGCCGATGCGGATTCACCTGGGCACGCCCCATGAAAACCCGACGGTGCTGACACGGCAGGACTGGCGCAATACGGAAGGCTGGGACAAGCAGCACGTGGGCCATTGGGAAGTGCTCGTCGCCACGGAAGGCGAATATGACTTGCTGCTGCAGTTTCCGCCGGCCGCGGAGGGCAGCAAGGCCCGTTTCAGACTGGGCGACACCGAGCGGAGCGTGCCGCTCACGCCCGGCGCGACTTCGTGCGCGTTCGAATCCGTCCCGTTGCAGGCCGGCGATGGACAACTGGAAGCCTTTCTGGAGCAGGGCGGCAACCGGGAGGGGGTCAGGTACGTGGACGTATTGAAGAAGTGACGCGCGAGAGCGTTCAGCATTGGGATTATGGCCTGTGAACGCGCAGGCAGACTTCGGGGAGAGCATCATGCAAAAGGAGACCGTGCGCGCGGGGATAGTCGGCGCGGGATTTTCGGCGTCGTTTCATTATGAGGCCATTCGCAAGGTTCACGGCGCGAACGTCGAGGTAGTGGGCGTCTACGCGCTCGACCTCGAACGAGCCGCGCAATACGCCGCGAAGCGGGGCATCCGCAAGTTCGACTCGCTGGAAGCGCTGATCGATAAGGTGGATCTGGTCCACTGTTGCGTGCTCGTGGCCGGTCACGAGCAGGTGGCCGTGGCGGCGCTGGAACGCGACAAGTCCGTGATCGTCGAAAAGCCGCTGACCGGCTATTGCGGCGACGGTTCGGCGTCGTTTCATGGCGATACCTTTTCCAAGGGCGACGCACTGACACATGGTCTCGCGAGCGTAGAGCGGATGCTCGACGCGGAACAGCGCAGCAAGGGGCGCATCCTGTACGCCGAGAACTGGGTGTACGCGCCGGCGGTCCAGCGCGAACGTGAGATTATTGAAAAGACCGGCGCGCAAATCCTATGGATACATGGGGAAGAGGCCCATTCCGGCTCGCACAACCCGACGTATGCCTTTTGGAAGTTCTCCGGCGGCGGCGTGATGATCGGAAAGGGGTGTCATCCCCTCACTGCGGCGTTGTACCTCAAGCGGGTCGAGGGCCGTGCGCGGGATGGCAAGCCGATCCGCCCGAAGACCGTCACGGGCCGCACGGCGGCGTTGACGCGGATGCCCAGTTTCCGCGACGAGGGTCATATCCGTTCGAACTACCACGACATCGATGATTTTTCGATGATGCACGTCACGTTCGAGGACGGCACGCTCGCCACGGTGTTTGCGTCGGACATCATCCTCGGCGGGATTCACAATTGGCTCGAAGTGGCCGCGAATAATCACCGCACGGTCTGCAATATCAATCCCAACACATCGATGCAGGTCTACAACCCGCGCCACGAAAACTTCGAGGATGTCTATACCGTGGAAAAGATAGAGCAGAAACAGGGCTGGACGAACATGCCGCCGGACGAGGACTGGTTCACGGGCTATCCGCAGGAAATCGAGGCGTTTTACCGCGCCGCAGCCTATGGCGATCCGGTTGAGAGCGACAGCCGCCTGGCCGCCGACACCATCTCTACCATTTACAGCGCCTATGTCTCCGCCGAACGGGGCGGCGCGGCCGTGGACGTCAGGACCTTCTGAACAGCGGCGGACCCACGCAGTAGCCGTCTTCCGTGCCCGCGCCGGGGCAGCAATGGCAGCCGCCGGAGTTGT
This genomic window from Candidatus Hydrogenedentota bacterium contains:
- a CDS encoding arylsulfatase, which produces MRGQSRRAFLQKAGMAAGAALVSGARTRAQDVASRRMPNVILIITDDQGYGDLSCHGNPVLKTPNLDRLHAESTRFTRFHVCPVCSPTRACLMTGRYNYRTGVVDTYIGRSMMHPDEVTIAEAFSQHGYRTGIFGKWHLGDNYPMRAKDQGFQESLVHRGGGLSQPSDPPDSGYFDPVLSRNGTLQKCRGYCTDVFTDAALAFIEANRDRPFFAYLAMNAPHVPLEIDERYVAPYRTAGVGEGAARVYGMIANIDENAGRVMDLLAKRDIERDTIVIFMTDNGATPAENAERYNAGMRGWKGSVYEGGIRVPFFIRWPGVLEAGRDIDRIAAHIDVLPTLLALCGAPVPEEVRLDGRSLAPLLLGAGGDWPDRYLFSQWHRGDAPEPFRQCAALNQRYKLVDGKELYDLENDPAEARDIAPDYPRIVQEIRAAYEAWFEDVCSTRGFAPMRIHLGTPHENPTVLTRQDWRNTEGWDKQHVGHWEVLVATEGEYDLLLQFPPAAEGSKARFRLGDTERSVPLTPGATSCAFESVPLQAGDGQLEAFLEQGGNREGVRYVDVLKK
- a CDS encoding Gfo/Idh/MocA family oxidoreductase; its protein translation is MQKETVRAGIVGAGFSASFHYEAIRKVHGANVEVVGVYALDLERAAQYAAKRGIRKFDSLEALIDKVDLVHCCVLVAGHEQVAVAALERDKSVIVEKPLTGYCGDGSASFHGDTFSKGDALTHGLASVERMLDAEQRSKGRILYAENWVYAPAVQREREIIEKTGAQILWIHGEEAHSGSHNPTYAFWKFSGGGVMIGKGCHPLTAALYLKRVEGRARDGKPIRPKTVTGRTAALTRMPSFRDEGHIRSNYHDIDDFSMMHVTFEDGTLATVFASDIILGGIHNWLEVAANNHRTVCNINPNTSMQVYNPRHENFEDVYTVEKIEQKQGWTNMPPDEDWFTGYPQEIEAFYRAAAYGDPVESDSRLAADTISTIYSAYVSAERGGAAVDVRTF